In one Acipenser ruthenus chromosome 10, fAciRut3.2 maternal haplotype, whole genome shotgun sequence genomic region, the following are encoded:
- the lhx4 gene encoding LIM/homeobox protein Lhx4 isoform X3 produces MASGLYPPHRSFPEQDMAPDELLLAFLEQHSQLHREIPQCAGCNQHILDKFILKVLDRHWHGKCLKCADCQVLLADKCFSRAGNVYCKEDFFKRFGTKCASCQQGIPPTQVVRKAQDFVYHLHCFACVMCNRQLATGDEFYLMEDGRLVCKEDYETAKQNDDSEAGAKRPRTTITAKQLETLKSAYKNSPKPARHVREQLSSETGLDMRVVQVWFQNRRAKEKRLKKDAGRHRWGQFYKNVKRSRGANKHEKESSAEDGGLSDSELSFREEQILSDLGHSNGVFGGVGEVGSGTLLNGSFPVDGTGPPYHDLRAGSPYGIPQSPSSIAHTPLLNSLGFSMDSLLAQGGQGVSQALRAMAGGPTSDLSTGSSTGYPDFPTSPASWLDEMDHSQF; encoded by the exons AGATCCCTCAGTGTGCTGGCTGTAACCAACACATCCTGGACAAGTTCATCCTGAAGGTGCTGGACCGCCACTGGCATGGCAAGTGCTTGAAGTGCGCTGACTGCCAAGTACTGCTGGCAGACAAGTGTTTCTCGAGGGCGGGGAATGTCTACTGCAAAGAGGATTTCTTTAA GCGCTTTGGGACGAAGTGTGCCTCGTGCCAGCAGGGGATCCCCCCCACACAGGTGGTGCGGAAAGCCCAAGACTTTGTTTACCACCTGCACTGCTTCGCCTGCGTCATGTGCAACCGCCAGCTGGCCACGGGAGATGAATTCTACCTCATGGAGGACGGGAGGCTGGTGTGTAAAGAAGACTACGAGACGGCCAAGCAGAATG ATGATTCTGAGGCAGGAGCCAAGAGGCCGCGGACGACGATCACCGCCAAGCAGCTGGAGACGTTAAAGAGCGCGTACAAGAACTCCCCAAAGCCTGCGCGCCACGTCCGGGAGCAGCTGTCCTCCGAGACAGGCCTGGACATGAGGGTGGTGCAG GTTTGGTTCCAGAACCGGCGAGCGAAGGAGAAGCGCTTGAAGAAGGACGCGGGCCGACATCGCTGGGGGCAGTTCTACAAGAACGTGAAGCGCAGCCGTGGAGCCAACAAGCACGAGAAGGAGAGCTCGGCTGAGGACGGGGGGCTCAGTGACAGCGAGCTCAGCTTCAGAG AAGAGCAGATTCTCTCGGACCTCGGGCACTCGAACGGTGTGTTCGGTGGGGTGGGGGAGGTGGGCAGTGGGACTCTGTTGAATGGCAGCTTCCCGGTAGATGGCACAGGACCCCCCTACCACGACCTGCGGGCTGGCAGCCCCTACGGCATCCCCCAGTCTCCCTCCTCCATCGCTCACACCCCCCTGCTCAACAGCCTGGGCTTCTCCATGGACAGTCTCCTCGCCCAGGGGGGGCAGGGGGTGAGCCAGGCGCTGAGGGCCATGGCAGGGGGTCCCACCTCCGACCTGTCCACAGGCAGCAGCACGGGTTACCCAGACTTTCCAACCAGCCCGGCCTCCTGGCTCGATGAGATGGACCACTCGCAGTTCTAG
- the lhx4 gene encoding LIM/homeobox protein Lhx4 isoform X1 produces MASGLYPPHRSFPEQDMAPDELLLAFLEQHSQLHREIPQCAGCNQHILDKFILKVLDRHWHGKCLKCADCQVLLADKCFSRAGNVYCKEDFFNIEQRGTLIPGGQEPKMEARAAGFSVAREEVGGTQERDFSKLYTRRFGTKCASCQQGIPPTQVVRKAQDFVYHLHCFACVMCNRQLATGDEFYLMEDGRLVCKEDYETAKQNDDSEAGAKRPRTTITAKQLETLKSAYKNSPKPARHVREQLSSETGLDMRVVQVWFQNRRAKEKRLKKDAGRHRWGQFYKNVKRSRGANKHEKESSAEDGGLSDSELSFREEQILSDLGHSNGVFGGVGEVGSGTLLNGSFPVDGTGPPYHDLRAGSPYGIPQSPSSIAHTPLLNSLGFSMDSLLAQGGQGVSQALRAMAGGPTSDLSTGSSTGYPDFPTSPASWLDEMDHSQF; encoded by the exons AGATCCCTCAGTGTGCTGGCTGTAACCAACACATCCTGGACAAGTTCATCCTGAAGGTGCTGGACCGCCACTGGCATGGCAAGTGCTTGAAGTGCGCTGACTGCCAAGTACTGCTGGCAGACAAGTGTTTCTCGAGGGCGGGGAATGTCTACTGCAAAGAGGATTTCTTTAA CATCGAGCAAAGGGGGACTCTAATACCTGGGGGACAAGAACCCAAGATGGAGGCGAGGGCTGCTGGCTTTAGTGTTGCCCGTGAAGAAGTGGGGGGGACCCAAGAGAGAGACTTTTCAAAGTTATATACAAG GCGCTTTGGGACGAAGTGTGCCTCGTGCCAGCAGGGGATCCCCCCCACACAGGTGGTGCGGAAAGCCCAAGACTTTGTTTACCACCTGCACTGCTTCGCCTGCGTCATGTGCAACCGCCAGCTGGCCACGGGAGATGAATTCTACCTCATGGAGGACGGGAGGCTGGTGTGTAAAGAAGACTACGAGACGGCCAAGCAGAATG ATGATTCTGAGGCAGGAGCCAAGAGGCCGCGGACGACGATCACCGCCAAGCAGCTGGAGACGTTAAAGAGCGCGTACAAGAACTCCCCAAAGCCTGCGCGCCACGTCCGGGAGCAGCTGTCCTCCGAGACAGGCCTGGACATGAGGGTGGTGCAG GTTTGGTTCCAGAACCGGCGAGCGAAGGAGAAGCGCTTGAAGAAGGACGCGGGCCGACATCGCTGGGGGCAGTTCTACAAGAACGTGAAGCGCAGCCGTGGAGCCAACAAGCACGAGAAGGAGAGCTCGGCTGAGGACGGGGGGCTCAGTGACAGCGAGCTCAGCTTCAGAG AAGAGCAGATTCTCTCGGACCTCGGGCACTCGAACGGTGTGTTCGGTGGGGTGGGGGAGGTGGGCAGTGGGACTCTGTTGAATGGCAGCTTCCCGGTAGATGGCACAGGACCCCCCTACCACGACCTGCGGGCTGGCAGCCCCTACGGCATCCCCCAGTCTCCCTCCTCCATCGCTCACACCCCCCTGCTCAACAGCCTGGGCTTCTCCATGGACAGTCTCCTCGCCCAGGGGGGGCAGGGGGTGAGCCAGGCGCTGAGGGCCATGGCAGGGGGTCCCACCTCCGACCTGTCCACAGGCAGCAGCACGGGTTACCCAGACTTTCCAACCAGCCCGGCCTCCTGGCTCGATGAGATGGACCACTCGCAGTTCTAG
- the lhx4 gene encoding LIM/homeobox protein Lhx4 isoform X5 produces the protein MEARAAGFSVAREEVGGTQERDFSKLYTRRFGTKCASCQQGIPPTQVVRKAQDFVYHLHCFACVMCNRQLATGDEFYLMEDGRLVCKEDYETAKQNDDSEAGAKRPRTTITAKQLETLKSAYKNSPKPARHVREQLSSETGLDMRVVQVWFQNRRAKEKRLKKDAGRHRWGQFYKNVKRSRGANKHEKESSAEDGGLSDSELSFREEQILSDLGHSNGVFGGVGEVGSGTLLNGSFPVDGTGPPYHDLRAGSPYGIPQSPSSIAHTPLLNSLGFSMDSLLAQGGQGVSQALRAMAGGPTSDLSTGSSTGYPDFPTSPASWLDEMDHSQF, from the exons ATGGAGGCGAGGGCTGCTGGCTTTAGTGTTGCCCGTGAAGAAGTGGGGGGGACCCAAGAGAGAGACTTTTCAAAGTTATATACAAG GCGCTTTGGGACGAAGTGTGCCTCGTGCCAGCAGGGGATCCCCCCCACACAGGTGGTGCGGAAAGCCCAAGACTTTGTTTACCACCTGCACTGCTTCGCCTGCGTCATGTGCAACCGCCAGCTGGCCACGGGAGATGAATTCTACCTCATGGAGGACGGGAGGCTGGTGTGTAAAGAAGACTACGAGACGGCCAAGCAGAATG ATGATTCTGAGGCAGGAGCCAAGAGGCCGCGGACGACGATCACCGCCAAGCAGCTGGAGACGTTAAAGAGCGCGTACAAGAACTCCCCAAAGCCTGCGCGCCACGTCCGGGAGCAGCTGTCCTCCGAGACAGGCCTGGACATGAGGGTGGTGCAG GTTTGGTTCCAGAACCGGCGAGCGAAGGAGAAGCGCTTGAAGAAGGACGCGGGCCGACATCGCTGGGGGCAGTTCTACAAGAACGTGAAGCGCAGCCGTGGAGCCAACAAGCACGAGAAGGAGAGCTCGGCTGAGGACGGGGGGCTCAGTGACAGCGAGCTCAGCTTCAGAG AAGAGCAGATTCTCTCGGACCTCGGGCACTCGAACGGTGTGTTCGGTGGGGTGGGGGAGGTGGGCAGTGGGACTCTGTTGAATGGCAGCTTCCCGGTAGATGGCACAGGACCCCCCTACCACGACCTGCGGGCTGGCAGCCCCTACGGCATCCCCCAGTCTCCCTCCTCCATCGCTCACACCCCCCTGCTCAACAGCCTGGGCTTCTCCATGGACAGTCTCCTCGCCCAGGGGGGGCAGGGGGTGAGCCAGGCGCTGAGGGCCATGGCAGGGGGTCCCACCTCCGACCTGTCCACAGGCAGCAGCACGGGTTACCCAGACTTTCCAACCAGCCCGGCCTCCTGGCTCGATGAGATGGACCACTCGCAGTTCTAG
- the lhx4 gene encoding LIM/homeobox protein Lhx4 isoform X2, producing MMQIAGALSTESPAKGLPEVLGVPMQQIPQCAGCNQHILDKFILKVLDRHWHGKCLKCADCQVLLADKCFSRAGNVYCKEDFFNIEQRGTLIPGGQEPKMEARAAGFSVAREEVGGTQERDFSKLYTRRFGTKCASCQQGIPPTQVVRKAQDFVYHLHCFACVMCNRQLATGDEFYLMEDGRLVCKEDYETAKQNDDSEAGAKRPRTTITAKQLETLKSAYKNSPKPARHVREQLSSETGLDMRVVQVWFQNRRAKEKRLKKDAGRHRWGQFYKNVKRSRGANKHEKESSAEDGGLSDSELSFREEQILSDLGHSNGVFGGVGEVGSGTLLNGSFPVDGTGPPYHDLRAGSPYGIPQSPSSIAHTPLLNSLGFSMDSLLAQGGQGVSQALRAMAGGPTSDLSTGSSTGYPDFPTSPASWLDEMDHSQF from the exons AGATCCCTCAGTGTGCTGGCTGTAACCAACACATCCTGGACAAGTTCATCCTGAAGGTGCTGGACCGCCACTGGCATGGCAAGTGCTTGAAGTGCGCTGACTGCCAAGTACTGCTGGCAGACAAGTGTTTCTCGAGGGCGGGGAATGTCTACTGCAAAGAGGATTTCTTTAA CATCGAGCAAAGGGGGACTCTAATACCTGGGGGACAAGAACCCAAGATGGAGGCGAGGGCTGCTGGCTTTAGTGTTGCCCGTGAAGAAGTGGGGGGGACCCAAGAGAGAGACTTTTCAAAGTTATATACAAG GCGCTTTGGGACGAAGTGTGCCTCGTGCCAGCAGGGGATCCCCCCCACACAGGTGGTGCGGAAAGCCCAAGACTTTGTTTACCACCTGCACTGCTTCGCCTGCGTCATGTGCAACCGCCAGCTGGCCACGGGAGATGAATTCTACCTCATGGAGGACGGGAGGCTGGTGTGTAAAGAAGACTACGAGACGGCCAAGCAGAATG ATGATTCTGAGGCAGGAGCCAAGAGGCCGCGGACGACGATCACCGCCAAGCAGCTGGAGACGTTAAAGAGCGCGTACAAGAACTCCCCAAAGCCTGCGCGCCACGTCCGGGAGCAGCTGTCCTCCGAGACAGGCCTGGACATGAGGGTGGTGCAG GTTTGGTTCCAGAACCGGCGAGCGAAGGAGAAGCGCTTGAAGAAGGACGCGGGCCGACATCGCTGGGGGCAGTTCTACAAGAACGTGAAGCGCAGCCGTGGAGCCAACAAGCACGAGAAGGAGAGCTCGGCTGAGGACGGGGGGCTCAGTGACAGCGAGCTCAGCTTCAGAG AAGAGCAGATTCTCTCGGACCTCGGGCACTCGAACGGTGTGTTCGGTGGGGTGGGGGAGGTGGGCAGTGGGACTCTGTTGAATGGCAGCTTCCCGGTAGATGGCACAGGACCCCCCTACCACGACCTGCGGGCTGGCAGCCCCTACGGCATCCCCCAGTCTCCCTCCTCCATCGCTCACACCCCCCTGCTCAACAGCCTGGGCTTCTCCATGGACAGTCTCCTCGCCCAGGGGGGGCAGGGGGTGAGCCAGGCGCTGAGGGCCATGGCAGGGGGTCCCACCTCCGACCTGTCCACAGGCAGCAGCACGGGTTACCCAGACTTTCCAACCAGCCCGGCCTCCTGGCTCGATGAGATGGACCACTCGCAGTTCTAG
- the lhx4 gene encoding LIM/homeobox protein Lhx4 isoform X4: MMQIAGALSTESPAKGLPEVLGVPMQQIPQCAGCNQHILDKFILKVLDRHWHGKCLKCADCQVLLADKCFSRAGNVYCKEDFFKRFGTKCASCQQGIPPTQVVRKAQDFVYHLHCFACVMCNRQLATGDEFYLMEDGRLVCKEDYETAKQNDDSEAGAKRPRTTITAKQLETLKSAYKNSPKPARHVREQLSSETGLDMRVVQVWFQNRRAKEKRLKKDAGRHRWGQFYKNVKRSRGANKHEKESSAEDGGLSDSELSFREEQILSDLGHSNGVFGGVGEVGSGTLLNGSFPVDGTGPPYHDLRAGSPYGIPQSPSSIAHTPLLNSLGFSMDSLLAQGGQGVSQALRAMAGGPTSDLSTGSSTGYPDFPTSPASWLDEMDHSQF; this comes from the exons AGATCCCTCAGTGTGCTGGCTGTAACCAACACATCCTGGACAAGTTCATCCTGAAGGTGCTGGACCGCCACTGGCATGGCAAGTGCTTGAAGTGCGCTGACTGCCAAGTACTGCTGGCAGACAAGTGTTTCTCGAGGGCGGGGAATGTCTACTGCAAAGAGGATTTCTTTAA GCGCTTTGGGACGAAGTGTGCCTCGTGCCAGCAGGGGATCCCCCCCACACAGGTGGTGCGGAAAGCCCAAGACTTTGTTTACCACCTGCACTGCTTCGCCTGCGTCATGTGCAACCGCCAGCTGGCCACGGGAGATGAATTCTACCTCATGGAGGACGGGAGGCTGGTGTGTAAAGAAGACTACGAGACGGCCAAGCAGAATG ATGATTCTGAGGCAGGAGCCAAGAGGCCGCGGACGACGATCACCGCCAAGCAGCTGGAGACGTTAAAGAGCGCGTACAAGAACTCCCCAAAGCCTGCGCGCCACGTCCGGGAGCAGCTGTCCTCCGAGACAGGCCTGGACATGAGGGTGGTGCAG GTTTGGTTCCAGAACCGGCGAGCGAAGGAGAAGCGCTTGAAGAAGGACGCGGGCCGACATCGCTGGGGGCAGTTCTACAAGAACGTGAAGCGCAGCCGTGGAGCCAACAAGCACGAGAAGGAGAGCTCGGCTGAGGACGGGGGGCTCAGTGACAGCGAGCTCAGCTTCAGAG AAGAGCAGATTCTCTCGGACCTCGGGCACTCGAACGGTGTGTTCGGTGGGGTGGGGGAGGTGGGCAGTGGGACTCTGTTGAATGGCAGCTTCCCGGTAGATGGCACAGGACCCCCCTACCACGACCTGCGGGCTGGCAGCCCCTACGGCATCCCCCAGTCTCCCTCCTCCATCGCTCACACCCCCCTGCTCAACAGCCTGGGCTTCTCCATGGACAGTCTCCTCGCCCAGGGGGGGCAGGGGGTGAGCCAGGCGCTGAGGGCCATGGCAGGGGGTCCCACCTCCGACCTGTCCACAGGCAGCAGCACGGGTTACCCAGACTTTCCAACCAGCCCGGCCTCCTGGCTCGATGAGATGGACCACTCGCAGTTCTAG